Proteins encoded within one genomic window of candidate division KSB1 bacterium:
- a CDS encoding retropepsin-like domain-containing protein codes for MNFPFDSQYGLIIVRAELTGPSGSAILRLAFDTGATGTLVNVGMLVSIGYDPALVIDRFQITTGSGVEFVPLITVSKISVLGQERQDFPVLCHTLPSSSGIDGLLGLDFFRGQLLTLDFRTGKIILG; via the coding sequence ATGAACTTTCCATTCGATTCACAATATGGGCTTATTATCGTTCGCGCCGAATTAACTGGGCCCTCCGGTAGTGCTATTCTGCGACTTGCATTCGATACTGGCGCAACGGGGACGTTGGTTAACGTGGGAATGCTCGTCTCCATTGGCTACGATCCGGCGCTCGTAATAGATCGCTTTCAGATAACCACAGGGAGCGGCGTCGAGTTTGTTCCACTCATCACCGTGAGTAAGATCTCGGTGTTGGGACAGGAAAGACAAGACTTTCCTGTCCTTTGCCATACCCTGCCGTCCAGTTCAGGTATTGATGGACTTCTTGGTCTGGACTTCTTTCGGGGGCAATTACTAACCCTTGATTTTCGTACAGGAAAAATAATTCTTGGTTGA
- a CDS encoding DUF433 domain-containing protein — MQHLTRITFDPKVMGGKPCIRGMRITVGTIVGLVAAGHSAVDILKAYPYLEEEDIREALAYAAWRVEEIELPLVAA; from the coding sequence ATGCAACATCTCACGCGAATAACATTTGATCCAAAGGTTATGGGCGGCAAGCCCTGCATACGCGGTATGCGTATTACGGTCGGAACGATCGTTGGGTTGGTCGCTGCCGGACATTCTGCCGTCGACATTTTGAAAGCATATCCTTATTTGGAAGAAGAAGACATTCGTGAAGCGCTGGCGTATGCCGCATGGCGAGTTGAAGAAATTGAATTGCCGTTGGTTGCCGCATGA